ATACAGGCAAAAACATAAATTAATGTCCTAACGAGTTAATGCCTGCCAAACCCAATACACCAAGAAATGTTAACATTATGCTCCAAAGAACTATCCCGATACATATCCAAAATAATAAGCGCCAGGCTGGTGCCCCCAGTGAAAGCCCAATCGCAACTCCAAGAGGTGCACCTGTGAGCAAGGGTGCTAATAGCCCTAATCCAATAATCCCATAGCGTTGCCAGATCTGATATATCCTTCCATGTTGTGCATTTGAATAAGTTCCAATACGGTGCCGGATCAACCGATTTCGTACACGTTCACCTAACACCAGGACAGTCCCTGCACCTACCATGGCACCAATGGCTGCTATTAAACCTATTGTTACAGAATGGAGATTAAGTGCGAAGCCCGCCGGGATCGCTGCCCACAACTCAATTATTCCCAGGCCAAACACTGTCAGCAACTTCATCATGAGTATATCCTTTACCAGCAGAAATAACATGCATTTTAGTTGAGCTTATAATGAACAGTCCATTGAGTTTTCCTGAAAAATTCAATATTCCTGAACATTTTTAACCATCCAAGTTTCTTTTCTTCCGAATCAAAATACGACCAATCATCAAGAAATTCAATGCCAGCATGCCATTCTTCCATTTCTTGACTATCACGGATCCCAAAATGAAATGTTGCATCTTTCCCTAGATGCAATTGGTGTTGCATTTTGTAATTCATCATTCTCTTGAGTGGTTTTCGTAACCACAACGAGTTAAAAACTTCACACACCAGTTCAGAACCAGGAAATTCGGATTGGAGCTTCAGGATCAATGACTGCACGTCTTGCAGATCCAGGTACATAAAAACACCCTCTGCCACAAATAGGAAATGTCCTTCATGTTCTAAAACGATCGACATCCACTCATGATTCAATACTGATGACGAAATGAAATGATACCTTTCATTCTCTTCAAAGAATAGTTTCTTGATCTCAATCACTTCAGGGAGATCAAGATCATAAAACATTACTCTCCCATTATCTACACGTAAAAACCGGGAATCTAATCCACACCCGATGTTGACAACAATCCCATCAGGTGAATTCTCAAGAAAATCACGAACATATCTGTCATATTGTTTTGCCCGAATGGCAACATGGATTACCAATTCCTTTTTCAGTTTGCCTTTAACCAGGTCCTTATCAAGTCTATTTTCTGAAACCAACAATATTTTGTTCAGTTCCCGGGTGATCTCAACTGCTTTTTGGTCATCCAATATCGGATCATTTGACTGGCTTTCAATAGAGTGACAATACAGGGTAACAAAAGACGTTGCGGCAACATCACGATTTTCAATATCTGACAATTTAACCACTTCCCTCTTGGAATTCATAATTTTACCTTGAGATATATTGTCGACAATACCTTTACGATCAGCATCCCTGTTCTGATAGGTTGCAGATATGGAGCAATTAAAAAAAATATGGCTTTTCAGCCATCTCCTACGTTAATATTTTTCCTACGTATGTCCTTTTAAAGGGTTTAAGAATCCGGAAAAAAACCTATCGATTCTTGTGCCTGTTAGAATCAGGCCTTTTTCTAGAGATGTGTTTATTGTTGTTATGTTTAATTCCAACTTGCACTGACCTTTTCATTTCAACCTTTTTAAAATCAGGCAGCTTTTCTTCCCTTATCACGACATCATTAAATTTCAATACATCTTTAAAATTATCATTATCCTTTCTGGAAAGAATATTTATTGCCTTTCCTTCGTTTCCAGCTCTTGCGGTTCTTCCGATCCTGTGGATATACTGCTTACTCTCTATGGGAATATCATAATTGTAAACATGGGAAACACCAATGATATCAAGCCCCCTTGCAGCCACATCTGTGCATACAAGAACACCCGCCTTCCCTGCATGGAATCGCTTCATGACATTGTTTCGCTGGTTCTGGGTTAATCCGCCATGAATAGCCTGTGCATCCACACCCGAAGATCTCAGGTTCTTAGCGATCGTGTCAGTATATCTTTTCGTATTACAAAAAACCATTACACGGTTTGAGTTTTCATTCTTCAATAGATGCATGAGTAAAGAAAATTTCATATTATCTTGAACTCTATAATAGCTCTGGTCCAATAGTGATGCATCAATATTAGACTCAACGTTTATATGGATCGGTTCATTCATATATTTTCTGCCAAGCTTGACAATATCTTTTGAGATCGTAGCAGAGAATAAAAGGGTCTGCCGGTCCTCTGGGCATTTATTAACAATTTTAGTCACATCTTCCTTAAATCCCATATCTAACATCCGGTCTGCTTCATCAAGCACCAGTGTTTCTACCTTATTTAATTTGATTGTCTTTCTTTCGATATGATCAAGCATCCTGCCAGGTGTTCCTACCACCACATCTGCTGTCTTTAAAGCCCTGATCTGCTCATTGATCCCCATACCACCATAAACTGCAATAATTTTCAAAGGACTGAACTTCGAGAATTTCTTAAAAGCACTTGAAACCTGCTCTGCTAATTCTCTTGTAGGAGTCAGGATCAATGCCTGTATCCCATTTCCTTTTTCAGCATTTTGTAATATGCCACAGGCAAATGCAAGGGTTTTTCCTGAACCAGTAGCCGATCCGGCTATAATATCTTTCCCTGCAAGGATTAACGGGATCGATTTTTCCTGTATTTCGGTAGGACAATCGAAATTTTCATCATTTATAGATTTTAGAAGGTTGACACTAATGCCAAGATTTTTAAATTTTTCCATATTTAAACTTTCCATATTTTTTTTCAAAAAAAAGCTGCTTAATTGCTTTTTTTTGTCCACTTCGTTAAGTTATTAAAAACAATTAAGAGCTATTAGCACAACTTTGTGAAAGTTTAGATTAATTTACGCTTAAAAGTTATTGAGCTTTCTTAACGGTGGTTCCTGACTTATAGTTATGCCCATCAGTCACGATCTGAATCCCATCTGGCAATATCAACACCCTGCTCCTTTAGGATCAACCCTTTAGTTCATCTAACACCATGGAGTAAAATGGACATCATTATAAACCTGAATTAGCTATACTCCAGATGGGTGTAATAAGTGTATGAAAAATTCAAAAACATCAAGCGTTCCACTTCAGGAGCCATCAATATCGACCCCCTCCAGCGCGGCGGGATACTGACTGAAGAGGCCAGACAAGCCCTGTTGGAATGGGGTGACGGTTATTCAGTTTGTGATTTCTGTCCTGGAGTACTGGATATGATAAAGACCCCACCCATATATGATTTCGTGCACAGGGCCCTGCCAGAATTCCTGGGAGCGGACGAGGCCAGAGTGACCAACGGTGCCAGGGAGTCTAAGTTCGCTATTATGCATGCAATGGCAGAGAAAGGGGACTGGATAGTACTGGACCAGAGTGCCCATTATACTTCATTTGTGGCTGCCCAGCGTGCAGGGCTTAATGTTAAGGTGGTACCCAATTCAGGTTCACCTGATTACCATATTGCACCAGAAGCTTACTTAGTTACAATCCAGGAAGTTATCAAAGAATCGGGGCACCCACCAGTTTTGGGTCTTGTCACATATCCTGACGGTAACTACGGCAACCTTCCCGATGCAGAACAGATCGCTTCTATCTGCCATGAGTATGACGTGCCATTGATATTAAACGGTGCATATGCGGTAGGCAAGATGCCTGTGAACGCCAGAGAACTGGGTGCGGATTTCATAGTGGGCAGCGGGCATAAATCCATGGCATCCTCAGGACCCATAGGCGTAATGGGGGTCTCAGAGCAGTATTCTGAAAAGATATTCAAAAAATCCCCCACCCACAAGTTAAAAGAGATAGAACTACTGGGCTGCACTGCCAGGGGTGCCACTATAATGACCATGCTGGCCTCTTTCCCAACAGTGGTGGAACGGACCAAACACTGGGACCAGGAAGTGGACAAGGCCAGGTGGTTCGCATCCCAACTGGAACAGCTGGGTCTGATACAGCTGGGCCAGAAGCCACACAATCACGACCTGATGTTCTTTGAGGCACCGATATTATTCGAGATGTCCCAGACTGCCAAAGATGGCCGTTATTTCCTGTATAAGGAATTAAAAGCCCGGAACATCCACGGCATCAAGCCCGGGCTTACTAAATATTTCAAGCTGAGCACTTATGGACTGCCTGAATCTGAGCTGAAAGTGGTAGTGGATGCCTTTGATGAGATCATAAATTCGTAAGGCTTTCCTTAATATTCTCTGCCCGGTTGAATTGCATTTATTATTGGCTAACATTTGTATGGAGGCAATCTTCCGGCGTGCTTAGAGGCAGTGAATTGCAAGCTTCGTAATAATTTGTACGGGGTAGAGCTAAACAGACAGTTAGTTTAATATCCCTGTTACTGCCATAACTATTTTGTGGAGGTTGGAAATATGGTAAACTTACCAGATGAAGCCATTGAGATGTTTAGCAACGAGAATTGTGATAAAGAAAAACCGCTGATTTGGGTATCCACTGTGGGGACTGATTCAATGCCCCATTCTGTACCTGTCTGTTTTGTAAAGGTCATTGATAAGGATAAATTATTGATAGCAGTGAATTTCATCACCCATACAGCAACAAATATCAAAATGGGATCCATGGTATCGGTCAGCGTAGCTGTTCCATATAATGGTTATATGACAGTGGGTAAAGGAAAAGTGTATACAAGCGGAGAGTTGTTTGAAGATGCAGCTGGCAGGGTCAAAGAGAGATTCGGAGGTAAGGTCGAATCCAAAGCAGCCATCCTGTTCCAAATTCAGAGGATTTACAAGCTTACTCCTACAGCAAGCAAGAAAGAGATTACTTAATTAAGTAAATGCCAAAGTATGGTGAAATGGAAATATTCATAAAATCTACCGACTTAGTGGATACTATTGGTATTGGTAAATTGATTCGCATATCAGTAAATTTATTTCTGGACAGGATATCCCGCGTTCTCCCATTCATTGAATCCGCCTTGCATATTATATACTTCTGAATACCCATTATCGATCAGAGCCTGGCTAGCTATAGCACTGCGCCTACCGCTCCTGCAATAAACCAGTATTGGCATATCCTCTGGGACTTCATCCAGCCTGTCAGAGATATCGGTGTGGGGTATCAGTAAAGAATTTGCAATATGCCCTGCATCATATTCTTCCTGGGTGCGCACATCAAGAATAAAATACTCTCCGCTATCCACCTTAATTTTAGCCTCGCTAACCGGGATGGAAATATATTTTACAGATTCTCCATTATCCTCTTCAGGTACGTTTGTCAAACAACCAAGTACTGAAGTGCTGAGCAACAATAAAATAATTATAAGATATTTCTTCATATTTTTCCCCCATTTTTAACCATATTAAAAGGCATCTGAGCATCTTCCGGGATAGTATAAATATATTTTGCCCTGAAATCCGGGTTACGCATCAAGCAGCTTGAAGCGCTTTTCTTGTAGTTGGAACCCATGCGTTTCCAAATATCCTTAAGCGGTTCTTCCCTGATATTGCCGAAGGTCAAAGGCGTATAAGCACATGGCAGGACATCCCCTGCAGAAGTTATATGGACCCACCGCCTGCCTGCAAAGCATCCGAACATATCAGGCCCCATGAAAAACGGGAATGCAGTAATTCTTGGTCCATCAAGAAGTTTGTTCTTTTCTTTCTGGAAAGTGCTTAATCTATCCACATCCCTGGGACCCACTGTCTCATCCTCATGGTCCAGCCACCGCCCTACAGCGATGATCTCATAGAAGGAAACCTCATGCATACCTTTTGATTCAGCAAGACTGTAGAAATCTTCCAGTTCATCAATATTATTGGGTGAGACCACTACGAACATATCGGTCAACAGACCTGCTTCCAGTGCATTGTCAATGCCTTGCATGGCTTCTGCATAGGACCCCTTCCTGCCTCTGACCCTGTCGTGTTCTTCCTGTCGGGGGCTGTCAATACTTACACGTACAGCATACAGACCTGCGCTTTTTAACTCCCTGGCTTTTTCAGGGGTCAATCCAAACCCGGAAGTGAACGTAGTGGCAATGGCCCGGGTTTTATCCACATGCCGTACCATATCGGGGAGATCCTTTCGCAGCAAAGGCTCACCCCCGTCAAATGAAATGAGATAAGACCCCAGATCAATGGACTCATCAACTGCTCTGTTGACCTCATCCAGCGACAGTTCGGGATCAGCTATTATATCTGCAGCACCGCAATGGATACATTTATTGGGACAGCGCATGGTAATCCCGATCGAAGCCTGGTCAGGAACTCGTTTTTTTAGCATCGAAGCTATCTGGGCTGAAATAAGTCGGTCGAAAGCCGTGCTTGGTACCGGGGGTGCCCAGGTAGAGATAATGATATTATCAGCAGAAACAGAAATCGGCTTTTCTTCAAGGAATATTTTGTTAATTCGGTTGAGAATGGGTTTAGCTACAGGGGATAGGGTTCCCTCTGATACCAGCTGGACCTTGCCATTTTTGGTCTCAGCATTTAATTTAATATATGATTTATCATAGACGCGCATTTGTTTTCAATTTCCTGACCATATCAGATCGCCTACCATTATCACAAAACAATATTTTTTACGATTGATATTATGACATCATTTTTTCATGGTATAAATTGGAGTTATTAATTACCGATATTCTTTAATAATTCCATCTGATGCTTGAGTATTTTTCTTTTTTGTATTAGTCTGAATGTATATATTAAAAAGACGATCCAGACAACACCAAATGCAGCTAACATGGACTTGGCATATGAAATATTCGAAATTAATGTTTCCACAATATTACACTATCATGAATTTATGAGATTTAAATTTATTCCAACTAACAAAGAGAGAGCTGTAAGTCACGCCTTCTTATATTTACTGGCGATTATATCTATTGATATGAATATCCACCATATCCCTGGGTATGCTGTGTTTGTTTTTAACTATATAATCAATGATATGTTTCAT
The genomic region above belongs to Methanosarcinales archaeon and contains:
- a CDS encoding pyridoxamine 5'-phosphate oxidase family protein, encoding MVNLPDEAIEMFSNENCDKEKPLIWVSTVGTDSMPHSVPVCFVKVIDKDKLLIAVNFITHTATNIKMGSMVSVSVAVPYNGYMTVGKGKVYTSGELFEDAAGRVKERFGGKVESKAAILFQIQRIYKLTPTASKKEIT
- a CDS encoding CcmD family protein, with translation METLISNISYAKSMLAAFGVVWIVFLIYTFRLIQKRKILKHQMELLKNIGN
- a CDS encoding class I SAM-dependent methyltransferase, which gives rise to MNSKREVVKLSDIENRDVAATSFVTLYCHSIESQSNDPILDDQKAVEITRELNKILLVSENRLDKDLVKGKLKKELVIHVAIRAKQYDRYVRDFLENSPDGIVVNIGCGLDSRFLRVDNGRVMFYDLDLPEVIEIKKLFFEENERYHFISSSVLNHEWMSIVLEHEGHFLFVAEGVFMYLDLQDVQSLILKLQSEFPGSELVCEVFNSLWLRKPLKRMMNYKMQHQLHLGKDATFHFGIRDSQEMEEWHAGIEFLDDWSYFDSEEKKLGWLKMFRNIEFFRKTQWTVHYKLN
- a CDS encoding DEAD/DEAH box helicase, with the translated sequence MESLNMEKFKNLGISVNLLKSINDENFDCPTEIQEKSIPLILAGKDIIAGSATGSGKTLAFACGILQNAEKGNGIQALILTPTRELAEQVSSAFKKFSKFSPLKIIAVYGGMGINEQIRALKTADVVVGTPGRMLDHIERKTIKLNKVETLVLDEADRMLDMGFKEDVTKIVNKCPEDRQTLLFSATISKDIVKLGRKYMNEPIHINVESNIDASLLDQSYYRVQDNMKFSLLMHLLKNENSNRVMVFCNTKRYTDTIAKNLRSSGVDAQAIHGGLTQNQRNNVMKRFHAGKAGVLVCTDVAARGLDIIGVSHVYNYDIPIESKQYIHRIGRTARAGNEGKAINILSRKDNDNFKDVLKFNDVVIREEKLPDFKKVEMKRSVQVGIKHNNNKHISRKRPDSNRHKNR
- the pscS gene encoding O-phospho-L-seryl-tRNA:Cys-tRNA synthase, which translates into the protein MYEKFKNIKRSTSGAINIDPLQRGGILTEEARQALLEWGDGYSVCDFCPGVLDMIKTPPIYDFVHRALPEFLGADEARVTNGARESKFAIMHAMAEKGDWIVLDQSAHYTSFVAAQRAGLNVKVVPNSGSPDYHIAPEAYLVTIQEVIKESGHPPVLGLVTYPDGNYGNLPDAEQIASICHEYDVPLILNGAYAVGKMPVNARELGADFIVGSGHKSMASSGPIGVMGVSEQYSEKIFKKSPTHKLKEIELLGCTARGATIMTMLASFPTVVERTKHWDQEVDKARWFASQLEQLGLIQLGQKPHNHDLMFFEAPILFEMSQTAKDGRYFLYKELKARNIHGIKPGLTKYFKLSTYGLPESELKVVVDAFDEIINS
- a CDS encoding radical SAM protein gives rise to the protein MRVYDKSYIKLNAETKNGKVQLVSEGTLSPVAKPILNRINKIFLEEKPISVSADNIIISTWAPPVPSTAFDRLISAQIASMLKKRVPDQASIGITMRCPNKCIHCGAADIIADPELSLDEVNRAVDESIDLGSYLISFDGGEPLLRKDLPDMVRHVDKTRAIATTFTSGFGLTPEKARELKSAGLYAVRVSIDSPRQEEHDRVRGRKGSYAEAMQGIDNALEAGLLTDMFVVVSPNNIDELEDFYSLAESKGMHEVSFYEIIAVGRWLDHEDETVGPRDVDRLSTFQKEKNKLLDGPRITAFPFFMGPDMFGCFAGRRWVHITSAGDVLPCAYTPLTFGNIREEPLKDIWKRMGSNYKKSASSCLMRNPDFRAKYIYTIPEDAQMPFNMVKNGGKI
- a CDS encoding small multi-drug export protein; protein product: MMKLLTVFGLGIIELWAAIPAGFALNLHSVTIGLIAAIGAMVGAGTVLVLGERVRNRLIRHRIGTYSNAQHGRIYQIWQRYGIIGLGLLAPLLTGAPLGVAIGLSLGAPAWRLLFWICIGIVLWSIMLTFLGVLGLAGINSLGH
- a CDS encoding rhodanese-like domain-containing protein, with amino-acid sequence MKKYLIIILLLLSTSVLGCLTNVPEEDNGESVKYISIPVSEAKIKVDSGEYFILDVRTQEEYDAGHIANSLLIPHTDISDRLDEVPEDMPILVYCRSGRRSAIASQALIDNGYSEVYNMQGGFNEWENAGYPVQK